In Daphnia pulicaria isolate SC F1-1A chromosome 5, SC_F0-13Bv2, whole genome shotgun sequence, a single genomic region encodes these proteins:
- the LOC124341276 gene encoding phosphoglycerate mutase 1-like yields MVYKIVMIRHGESSWNKENRFCGWFDADLSEKGVQEAHAAGKALKDAGYQFDAAHTSVLKRAQITLQTVLGELGQSDIPINKTWRLNERHYGGLTGLDKAETAAKHGEAQVQIWRRSFDVPPPPLEESSEFYKIIMDDPRYANGPTKEEFPMFESLKLTIERTLPYWNDVIVPQIKEGKRILIAAHGNSLRGIVKHLDNMSEDAIMGLNLPTGIPFVYELDENMKPITSMQFLGDEETVRKAMEAVANQGKAK; encoded by the exons atggtTTACAAGATTGTAATGATTCGCCACGGCGAAAGTTCCTGGAACAAGGAAAATCGTTTTTGTGGATGGTTTGACGCTGATCTCAGTGAAAAAG gtGTTCAAGAGGCTCATGCTGCTGGAAAAGCTTTGAAGGATGCTGGTTATCAATTTGATGCTGCTCACACATCGGTGTTGAAAAGAGCCCAAATCACTCTGCAAACTGTCCTGGGAGAATTAGGTCAATCTGATATTCCTATTAATAAAACCTGGAGGCTCAATGAGCGTCATTATGGTGGACTCACTGGTCTAGACAAAGCTGAAACTGCTGCTAAGCATGGAGAAGCTCAG gtTCAAATTTGGAGGAGAAGTTTCGatgttcctcctcctcctctcgaGGAGTCGAGCGAATTTTACAAAATCATCATGGATGATCCCCGTTACGCAAATGGGCCAACCAAGGAAGAGTTTCCCATGTTCGAGTCCTTGAAGCTGACCATTGAACGAACTTTGCCGTACTGGAACGACGTGATTGTCCCCCAAATCAAAGAGGGCAAGCGAATTCTAATTGCAGCTCATGGAAACTCTCTCAGGGGCATCGTAAAGCACTTAGACA ATATGTCCGAGGATGCTATCATGGGTCTCAATTTACCCACCGGAATTCCGTTTGTTTACGAGCTGgacgaaaatatgaaacctaTCACATCCATGCAGTTTTTGGGCGACGAAGAAACCGTTCGTAAAGCTATGGAGGCCGTTGCCAATCAGGGAAAGgctaaataa